A single window of Nicotiana sylvestris chromosome 5, ASM39365v2, whole genome shotgun sequence DNA harbors:
- the LOC104216930 gene encoding uncharacterized protein, with protein MTWCMLIIDDIVMICEICGGVKRRLKVWRQTLESKDFKLSRTQMEYLECKFSGTTLVVDEDVRLDSQVIPKRESFKYIGFVIQGNREIYEVVTHRIGAGWMKWRFTSGVLCDKNVPPRLKGKFYKAVVRLTMLYRVECWPAKNSYIQKMKVAEMRMQRWMCGNTRLDMVRNKVIRDKVVVASVEDKMWDARLRWFGHVKRRGTDELERRRERLVLEGQWRGRGRPKKYWGEVIRKDIVLLQLTEDMTMDRKVWRLRIGLED; from the coding sequence ATGACGTGGTGCATGTTAATTATAGACGACATTGTGATGATTTGTGAGATATGCGGCGGTGTTAAGAGGAGGTTAAAGGTTTGGAGGCAGACCCTAGAGTCTAAagatttcaagttgagtaggacccAAATGGAGTACTTGGAATGCAAGTTCAGTGGTACGACTCTGGTGGTGGACGAAGACGTGAGGCTAGATtcacaagtcatccctaagagagaGAGTTTCAAGTATATTGGTTTCGTTATTCAAGGGAATAGGGAGATTTATGAGGTTGTCACACATCGCATTGGggcgggatggatgaaatggaggtttaCTTCCGGTGTCttatgtgataagaatgtgccaccaAGACTTAAAGggaagttctataaagcggtggtcaGACTCACTATGTTGTATAGGGTGGAGTGCTGGCCAGCCAAGAACTCttatatccagaagatgaaggttgCTGAGATGAGAATGCAAAGATGGATGTGTGGGAATACTAGGCTAGACATGGTTAGAAATAAAGTTATCCGGGACAAGGTGGTTGTGGCTTCTGTGGAGGACAAGATGTGGGACGCAAGACTAagatggttcggacatgtgaAGAGGAGAGGCACAGATGAACTAGAGAGAAGGCGTGAGAGGTTGGTCTTGGAGGGCCAATGGAGGGGTAGAGGCAGGccgaagaagtattggggagaggtgattaggaaAGATATAGTGTTGCTCCagcttactgaggacatgaccatggataggaaggtgtggaggttgaGAATTGGGTTAGAGGATTAG